The proteins below are encoded in one region of Nocardioides marmorisolisilvae:
- a CDS encoding carbohydrate ABC transporter permease, which yields MATAIAQPDVTSTGIAPSHSGRDRISRAEAWRRRGPLMPALIFMIIVTQVPFVFTLFYSTQSWNLVRPGSRSFIGLSNYAAVFEDSQFRQVAINTVVMIVGTVIISVVIGLIFALLLDRAFRGRAVVRTLLITPFLVTPVASALLWKTSMLSPTNGFLNWILGGIGIHGVDPLSAHPLAAVMAEMVWQWTPFMMLLILAGLQSMPRDILEAARVDGATSWRLFQELTLPHLRRFIELGSVLGAIYLVNTFDAVYMMTSGGPGVASSNLPFYIYQRAFLGFDIGQAAAMGVVTVVATIIVSSLALRLIFKSFTGNEEAA from the coding sequence ATGGCCACCGCGATCGCACAGCCCGACGTCACGTCGACCGGCATCGCACCCTCGCACTCCGGCCGCGACCGGATCAGCCGGGCCGAGGCGTGGCGCCGACGCGGCCCGCTGATGCCCGCGCTCATCTTCATGATCATCGTGACCCAGGTGCCGTTCGTGTTCACGCTGTTCTACTCGACCCAGTCCTGGAACCTGGTCCGCCCGGGCTCCCGCAGCTTCATCGGGTTGAGCAACTACGCAGCGGTCTTCGAGGACAGCCAGTTCCGCCAGGTCGCGATCAACACGGTGGTGATGATCGTCGGCACGGTGATCATCTCGGTGGTCATCGGGCTGATCTTCGCGCTGCTGCTCGACCGCGCCTTCCGGGGCCGTGCGGTGGTCCGCACCTTGCTGATCACGCCGTTCCTGGTGACCCCGGTTGCGTCGGCGCTGCTGTGGAAGACGAGCATGCTGAGCCCCACCAACGGGTTCCTCAACTGGATCCTGGGCGGGATCGGCATCCACGGCGTCGATCCGCTCAGCGCGCACCCGCTGGCCGCGGTGATGGCGGAGATGGTCTGGCAGTGGACGCCGTTCATGATGCTGCTGATCCTCGCCGGGCTGCAGTCCATGCCCCGCGACATCCTCGAGGCAGCGCGGGTCGACGGTGCGACCAGCTGGCGGCTCTTCCAGGAGCTCACCCTGCCGCACCTGCGCCGCTTCATCGAGCTCGGATCGGTGCTGGGGGCGATCTACCTGGTGAACACCTTCGACGCCGTCTACATGATGACCAGCGGCGGGCCCGGAGTGGCCAGCTCCAACCTGCCCTTCTACATCTACCAGCGCGCCTTCCTCGGCTTCGACATCGGCCAGGCGGCCGCCATGGGCGTGGTCACGGTGGTCGCCACGATCATCGTCTCCTCGCTGGCGCTGCGGCTGATCTTCAAGAGCTTCACCGGAAACGAGGAGGCAGCCTGA
- a CDS encoding carbohydrate ABC transporter permease — protein sequence MATANPAAPVTAPAPEPDVARKRVDGKGVGLSALTWILGIGFFFPVLWMVLTAFKQERDAATPTPKFFFSPTLDEFRSVLESGIGTALLNSLFATVVSTVIVLALGVPAAFALSLRPVRKTKDALFFFISTKMLPVVAAIIPLYVIVGKLGMLDNVWTLVILYTAMNLPIAVWMMRSFFLEVPGELLEAASLDGASTFRSVREVILPLVSPGIAATSLICVIFAWNEFFLAVNMTAVQAQTIPVALVGFESGEGLFWAKLSAASVLAALPVVVCGWIAQNKLVRGLSFGAIK from the coding sequence ATGGCCACGGCCAACCCCGCCGCACCTGTCACCGCCCCGGCCCCGGAGCCGGACGTCGCTCGCAAGCGCGTCGACGGCAAGGGCGTCGGACTGAGCGCCCTGACCTGGATCCTCGGCATCGGGTTCTTCTTCCCGGTGCTCTGGATGGTCCTGACCGCCTTCAAGCAGGAGCGCGACGCCGCAACCCCCACCCCGAAGTTCTTCTTCAGCCCGACCCTCGACGAGTTCCGGTCGGTGCTCGAGAGCGGCATCGGCACGGCGCTGCTCAACTCGCTGTTCGCGACCGTGGTCTCCACGGTGATCGTGCTCGCCCTCGGCGTACCCGCAGCGTTCGCGCTCTCGCTCCGCCCGGTCCGCAAGACCAAGGACGCGCTGTTCTTCTTCATCAGCACGAAGATGCTGCCCGTCGTCGCCGCGATCATCCCGCTGTATGTGATCGTCGGGAAGCTCGGCATGCTCGACAACGTCTGGACACTGGTCATCCTCTACACGGCGATGAACCTGCCGATCGCGGTCTGGATGATGCGGTCGTTCTTCCTTGAGGTCCCCGGCGAGCTGCTCGAGGCGGCCAGCCTCGACGGCGCCAGCACCTTCCGGTCCGTGCGCGAGGTCATCTTGCCGCTGGTCTCTCCGGGCATCGCCGCGACCTCGCTGATCTGCGTGATCTTCGCCTGGAACGAGTTCTTCCTGGCGGTCAACATGACCGCGGTCCAGGCGCAGACGATTCCCGTCGCGCTGGTCGGCTTCGAGTCGGGCGAGGGCCTGTTCTGGGCCAAGCTGTCCGCCGCCTCGGTACTTGCCGCCCTGCCGGTCGTCGTGTGCGGCTGGATCGCCCAGAACAAGCTCGTCCGCGGCCTCAGCTTCGGCGCCATCAAGTAA
- a CDS encoding ABC transporter ATP-binding protein, with protein MSSITYDQASCIYAGTDRPAVDDLSLDIDDGEFVVLVGPSGSGKSTALRMLAGLEPIDRGAIRIGARNMVGVPSKDRDIAMVFQNYALYPNKTVAENMGFALKMRGVPVEERRRKVNDVAKLLDLESYLDRKPGKLSGGQRQRVAMGRAIVREPQVFCMDEPLSNLDAKLRVQTRTQIAALQRRLETTTVYVTHDQVEAMTMGDRVAVLRLGVLQQFSTPAELYDRPVNAFVAGFIGSPSMNLFTAPLTSSGAAVGGTTVPIPRAVLDELGRDGTKEITIGIRPEALEVAGDGDGIAVTVALLEDLGSESFVYGTLDDTAVRGLDGESLTVTAKSARRAPVKVGASARLRLRGEDLHLFHPSTGERLGS; from the coding sequence ATGTCTTCCATCACCTACGACCAGGCCTCGTGCATCTACGCGGGCACGGACCGGCCCGCAGTCGACGACCTGAGCCTCGACATCGACGACGGCGAGTTCGTCGTCCTGGTCGGTCCCTCCGGCTCGGGCAAGTCGACCGCCCTGCGGATGCTCGCCGGGCTCGAGCCGATCGACCGCGGCGCCATCCGCATCGGGGCCCGCAACATGGTCGGGGTGCCGTCGAAGGACCGCGACATCGCGATGGTGTTCCAGAACTACGCGCTGTACCCCAACAAGACCGTCGCGGAGAACATGGGATTCGCGCTGAAGATGCGCGGCGTTCCGGTCGAGGAGCGCAGGCGCAAGGTCAACGACGTCGCCAAGCTTCTCGACCTCGAGTCCTACCTCGACCGCAAGCCGGGCAAGCTCTCCGGCGGCCAGCGCCAGCGGGTCGCCATGGGGCGCGCGATCGTGCGGGAGCCGCAGGTCTTCTGCATGGACGAGCCGTTGTCCAACCTCGACGCGAAGCTACGGGTGCAGACCCGCACCCAGATCGCGGCCCTGCAGCGCAGGCTCGAGACCACCACCGTCTACGTCACCCACGACCAGGTCGAGGCGATGACGATGGGCGACCGCGTTGCCGTGCTGAGGCTGGGCGTGCTCCAGCAGTTCAGCACCCCGGCCGAGCTCTACGACCGTCCGGTGAACGCGTTCGTCGCCGGCTTCATCGGGTCGCCATCGATGAACCTCTTCACCGCGCCCCTGACCTCCTCCGGTGCCGCCGTCGGAGGGACCACCGTTCCGATTCCCCGCGCCGTGCTCGACGAGCTCGGCCGGGACGGCACCAAGGAGATCACCATCGGCATCCGGCCGGAAGCGCTGGAGGTCGCCGGTGACGGCGACGGGATCGCCGTCACCGTCGCCCTGCTCGAGGACCTCGGCAGTGAGAGCTTCGTCTACGGCACCCTTGACGACACCGCCGTGCGCGGCCTGGACGGCGAGTCGCTCACCGTCACCGCGAAGTCCGCCCGCCGGGCGCCGGTGAAGGTCGGCGCGAGCGCACGGCTGCGGTTGCGTGGCGAGGACCTGCATCTCTTCCATCCCTCCACCGGCGAGCGCCTCGGCAGCTGA